Proteins encoded together in one Penaeus vannamei isolate JL-2024 chromosome 11, ASM4276789v1, whole genome shotgun sequence window:
- the LOC138863286 gene encoding C-type lectin domain family 7 member A-like codes for MVTKFCLVLLTGCVMALPGEKALGEKTNTNIEYNCTAPYIPIAGHCLFFESLSKGTWGNMQTICRLLGGDLAKLDHSDVIGDVVMYIKEHAMPESDYWIGASDESKEGDWLWPDGSQVRMGVPLWYRCGSTVEPNGGVKQNCAAISNGRFYYISDEDCSGENYGICEYYWT; via the exons ATGGTTACCAAGTTCTGTCTGGTTCTTCTTACAG GTTGTGTGATGGCACTGCCTGGCGAGAAGGCACTCGGTGagaagacaaacacaaatatcGAATACA ACTGCACTGCACCCTATATACCGATAGCAGGGCACTGTCTGTTTTTCGAGTCGCTGAGCAAGGGGACTTGGGGGAACATGCAGACGATCTGTCGGCTGCTCGGGGGAGACCTTGCGAAGCTGGACCATTCAGACGTTATTGGAGACGTTGTTATGTACATCAAAGAACATG CAATGCCCGAATCAGACTACTGGATCGGAGCGAGCGACGAATCCAAGGAGGGCGACTGGTTGTGGCCGGACGGGAGTCAAGTCCGGATGGGCGTTCCGCTGTGGTACCGCTGCGGGTCGACCGTCGAACCAAACGGCGGAGTCAAACAGAATTGCGCTGCGATATCCAACGGCCGTTTTTACTATATCAGCGATGAAGATTGTTCCGGAGAAAACTATGGAATATGCGAATATTATTGGACGTGA